Within the Saccharomonospora amisosensis genome, the region GGCGTTCCCCAACCCGCCACCACCGCCTCCACATCGGTGGCGATCACCAGCACGTCGGCGCCGATCTGCTCGGCGAGCAGCGCGGCGGTGAGGTCCTTGTCGATGACGGCTTCCACACCGTGCAGGGTGCCGTCCTCGGCCCGCATCGTGGGAATCCCGCCGCCGCCGGAGCACACCACGACGTAACCGGCCTCCAGCAGCGCTTCGGCCGCGGGCAGGTCCAGCGCCTGCCGTGGTCGCGGTGAGGCGACTACGCGCCGCCAGCCACGTTGTGGCACCTCGACGAAGCGCTGCCCGTGCGCTTTCAGCTTCTCGGCCTCGGCTCGCGAAAGGTAACGCCCGATGGGCTTGCTGTAGGTGCGCATACCCTCGTCGTCGGGATCGACGAGCGTTCGCGAGACCAGCGCCGCCGTCCGCCCGTCGAGCCCGCGCACCGACAGCGCCCGATCCAGCGCGTTCAGCAAGAGCATGCCGATGGTGGCCTGCGTCTGCGCCCCACACCAGTCCAGCGGCACCGGGGCGACCACGCCGGCCGCGAGCTCGTTCTTGACAAGCAGGTTGCCCACCTGGGGCCCGTTGCCGTGGGTGAGCAGCACCTGGTGGCCCTCGGCGACCAGGTCCGCGATCGGCTCCGCCGCCTCGGTGATGGCCGCCCGCTGGTCCTGCGGGCGCGCCTGCCCGTCCGCGGCTGTCATGGCGTTGCCGCCGAGCGCGATCACGATCCGCATGGCTTCGACACTAGGGCTGCCGTCGCCCCCGATCATTGGCAAGTCCGCACAGCGAACCCGCCGATATCCGACAGAAGCTGCCATCGAGGTCGGCTCCCGTCAGTTCCGGTCGACGTCGGCGCCGGTTTGCCCGCCGCTGAGCCGCGCGTAGCCGGGTCCCCGGTCGAAGAACGCCGGCCCGTTCGTCTGGCCACGCATCCGGTCGCGGTGCCGCCGGGTGGCGGCCTCGTCGTAGCCGACCGTGTCGTCTTCCAGCGATCCGGTGAGCACCACCCCGTAGTCCGAAAGTGCGGCTGCCCAGGACACCTTGCGCCACACCACATCGCGGACAACGAGTTCGGGATCGCGCTGCAGCGGGTCGCCCCAGCCTCCGCCACCCGTCGTGCGTATCCGGATCACCTCACCGGCCCGAACCGGTTCGGCGTCGGCCAGCGCGTCGACCTGCCGCTCGTTCGGCCCACCCGGGTCGATCGTCACGTCGAACGGCTTTCCAGCCTTGCCTCCCTTGACACCCCAACAGGACAGAATGGACCGATCGGCGATCGACATGAAATGCGCGTCGCGAAGCATCCGGATGTGCTTCTCGTAGCCCAGCCCGCCACGGAACTCTCCCGCGCCGCCCGAGTCGACCGCCAGTGACAGCTTCTCCACCAGGAACGGGAAGCGGGACTCCGTGAACTCCGTCGGCAGGTTCCGGGAATCCGGAACGACATGGATGGTGTCCTCGCCGTCGGCGTAGGGCCTGCCGCCCGAACCGCCGCCGAGCACCTCCCGCATCAGGTAGGGCCGCCCCTCACGGTCCTGCCCGTACACGCCGGTGTATCGGATCGTCTCCTGGTCAGCGGGCATGTCACCGTCCACCGCCTTGGCCACCACCCCGGCCAGCACCCCGAGCAACCGCAGGATGACGAACGTTCGCGCGTTGGTCGGCGCCGGGAACACCGGCGTCAGCAGCGTCCCTGGCGGCGGGAACCGCATCTCGATCAACGGCACGATGCCCTCGTTGACGTCCAGTTCGGCCATCCGCTCCGGGGTGTCGGCCAGGTTGCGCAGGATCGGGGCGAGCCACTTCTTCAGAAACACCCCGTCGGAGTAGTCGCCACAGTGGTTGATGGGACCCTTCGCCTGCGGTGAGGTGCCCGCGAAGTCGATGATCAGCCGCTCGCCCTCCGGGTCGTCGGGCGCGGTCCTCGTCAGGGTGATCCGCTGCCGGTGCAGCTTGGGCTCCTCCACGCCGTCGTGCTCGGCGTAGTCCTCCCACACCCAGGAACCGACCGGGATCTTGGAGAGGATCTCGCGCCGGTAGGTCTGGGTCGTGCGGTCGATGACGGCGTCGAAGCAGGCCTCCACGGTGTCGCGGCCGTAGCGGTCGAACAACTCGCCCAGCCTGCGGGCCCCCATCAGGCAGGCCGCGCACTCGGCGTCGAGGTCGGCCGCCAACGACTCGGGCATGCGCGAGTTCCTCGTCATGATGGAAAGCGCCGCGCGGTTGGGTTCGCCCTGCTCCCACAACCGGATCGGCGGCACCATGAGGCCTTCCTCGAACACGCTGGTGGCCTGGCTCGGCATCGAGCCGGGCACCGCGCCACCGATGTCGTCGTGGTGGCCGAACGCCTGCACGAACGCCACCACCTGTGGCCCGGAACCGCTGTCGTGGAAGACGGGCACTGTCACGCACAGGTCGGGCAGGTGGCCGATCCCGCCCTCGGAGCGGTAGACGTCGTTGTGGAAGAACACATCGCCCGGCTTCATCTCCTCCAGCGGAAAGTCACGTGCCACCGGATGCACCAGCGCGCTGTAGGACCGGCCGGTCAGCTTGCGCAGCAGCCGGTCGTGGATGCCTGCCCGGAAGTCGTGCGCGTCGCGGATCATCGGACTGCGTGAGGTCCGCGCGATCGCGGTCTCCACCTCCGTCTCCACCGAGGCGAGACTGCCCTGCACGATCTCGACCAGCACCGGGTCGGCGCTCGCGCCCGCGTCCGACGTCAGGGTGCCGAACGGGAACCGGGTCGGTGCTCTGCGGCTGTCGGTGGTGGTGTTCATGCCTGCCCCTCCCGGGTCACGATGATGTTGAGGTACTGGTCGATGCGGGCGGTGAAGCCGGGGTGCAGCGGTACCGTCGCGCCGAACTCCTCCACGATCGCGGGACCGGAGACGACCTGCCCCGGCCGCAGGTCCGGCCGCCAGTAGACGGGCGTGTCGAGGTAGCCCTGCCCGGCGTCGAAGCACACTCCTCGCCGGGAGCGTTCCTCGGGCACGCCGACGTCGGCGGCGATCTCGTGTGCCACCAACCGTGGCCGCCGGATGGCGCCGACCCCGGCGACACGCAGGTTGACCCACTCGACCTGCTGGCTGCGGTCGGTGGCGAAGTCGTAGCCGTACAGCGCGCGGTGCTCGACGTGGAAGCGGCGGGCGACCTCCTCGATCAGCGCCTCGTCGACCGGCCCTTCCGGCACGGGTACCCGGACCTCGAAGGCCTGCCCGAAGTAGCGAACGTCGGCGGTGCGCACGAACTGGTGCTCGGCCTCGGCGAAGCCCTCCTTGAGCAGCGCCGCCCGTGCCTGCTCGGTGAGTTCGGCGTACACGGTGGACAGTGCATCGGGGGTGAGGGCTTCCTGCAGGCACACGTGGGTTCGCACATAGTCGTTCTTCACGTCCACGGTGAGCAGGCCGAAAGCCGAGACGTTGCCGGGGTTCGGCGGAACCAGCACTGCGGGCAGGTTCAGGATGTCGACGAGCCTGCACAGCAGCAGCGAGCCCGAGCCACCGAACGTGGTGAGGGTGAAGTCGCGGACGTCGAGCCCGCGTTTGACGGTGATCTGCCGCAGCGCGTTGGCCTGGTTCCAGGCGGAGATCTCCAGCACGCCGGTGGCGCACTGCTCCACCGTGAGCCCCAGTTTGTCCGCCAGCGCCCGCAGCCCGGCGCGGGCGGCCTCGACGTCGAGCGGGATCTCCCCTCCGAGCAGGTGTGCTGGGATGCGGCCGAGCACCACGTGGGCGTCGGTGACGGTCACGTCGGTGCCACCCTTGAGGTAGCACAGCGGCCCTGGGTCGGCCCCCGCCGAGTGTGGGCCGACCTTGAGGTTGCCCTCGGGGGCGAGCCAGGCGATCGAACCGCCGCCCGCGCCGACCGTCGCCACGTCGATCATCGGGATCTTGCACGGGTAGACCCCGACGCTGCCCTCGGTGGTCAGGGTCGGTTCGCCGTCGATGACGACCGAGACATCGGTGGAGGTGCCGCCGCCGTCGCAGGTGACCACCTTGTGGAAGCCCGCCGTCTGCGCGATGAGTGCCGCACCGAGCGCACCAGCGGCGGGACCGGACAACACTGTGGTGATCGGCTGGTGCACCACTTCGTCGGCGCTCAGCACGCCACCGTTGGACTTCATCACGTACAGTGGCGGGCCGGCCTCGCCCTCGGAGGCGGCGTAGGTGTCCAGCCTGGTCTTGATGTTGTTGACATATCGGGACAGCTTCGGCTTCACCGCCGCGTCCACGAGCGTGGTCATCGACCTCTCGTACTCGCGGTACTCACGCAGCACCTGCGACGACACCGACACCACAGCGTCGGGGTGCTCCTCGGCCAGAACGGCCCGCATCCGTTCCTCGTGCTCGGGATTGGCGTAGGCGTGCAGGAAGCACACGCCGATCGCCTCGATCCCGCGCGCCCGAAACCAGCGAGCGACCTCACGGGCCGCCGACTCGTCGAAGGGCCGGATTTCCGCGCCGGTGTGGTCGAGCCTGCCCGGCACCGAACGCACCAGATGACGCGGGACGATCCGCTCCGGCTTGACCCAGAAGTAGGAGTTCCCGTAGCCGTCCGGCACGCTCTGCCTGGCGATCTCCAGTACCGCCTCGTAGCCCTCGGTGGTGATGAACCCGAGCTTGTCGACCTTGCCCTCAAGCAGCTGGTTGGTGGCCACCGTGGTGCCGTGGCTGACAGCGCTGATCGCGGCGCCCTGATCCGGGTGACCCAGTTCTTCCAGGCCATTCAGTATGGCCAGCACCTTCTCGATGCCCGTCATGAACCCGTCCGCCGGATTGTCCGGTGTGGACGGTGTCTTGGTGACGGTCAACTTACCGGTCGCCTCGTCGAAGGCGACCACGTCGGTGAAGGTGCCCCCGGTATCCATCCCGATACGGATGCGGCGCTGCTCACTCATGCAGCAGATTCAAACCTGCCCAGCCACCTCCGACTATGGCACTATCTCCCATCGAGAGGGCGAATCATTGGCATACCCTGCCGAACTGACCGGGTTTGGCTCTGCTGCGGCAGGCCACCCGTCGCCGCCTGTACTAACGTCCGCGAAACGACGTGCGCCACCGCCGGACCGTGCCGGCGGCGGCGCGAGCCTGGAGTCGATGCGTGCTACCCCCGGCACCTCCTGCCTGCCAACGAGCCCGCGAACACTCCGAGCAACACCAGCCCCGCACCGAGTGCCACACCTTTGAGGAACGACTCCGGCTCCGCCGCCGCCGGTGCGGGCGCGGTGAACACCGTGGAGCCCGGGGAGACGAGCTGCCCCGGCTCGCTGACCGCCTCCGCCGGTGCCCCGCGCTGCTCGGTGCCCGCCAGCACACCGTCCACGGCGTTGAAGAACTCACCGGCCAACCGCTTGCTGACCGAGGTCAGCATCCGCTGGCCTACGCCGCCGATCATCCCGCCGACCACGGCGTCGGCGTCGTAGGACAGCGAGGTGGTGCCGTCGGGATTGTCCGCGAAAGCCACCTTGACGTCCGCGCTGATCGTGCCGGGGGCACCCGTGCCCTGTGCCGACAGCACCAGCGACCGGTGCGGGTCCAGATCACGCAGGCTGCAGGCGCCCGCGTAGGTCCCCTTGATGGAAGCGACACCGGCCGTGACGGTCATCGAGTAGGAGTTCTCCCCCGTCGTTTCCAGCCGCTCACAGCCGGGGATGGTGCGGACCAGCACCGCCGGGTCCAGCAACGCGTCCCAGACCTGCTTGACCGGGGCGTTCAGGGTGGCCTGTCCGGCGATTCTCATGACGTGGTGCGTCCTTCCTTATGGCGAAGCCGAAGGTGATACAGCTCCGAAGGCGAGATGGGCATCGAGGTGATCGGCAGCCCCTCGGCGTCCTCGATCGCGGAGGCGAACACCGCCGAGCACGGGATCACTCCCGCCTCCCCCGCGCCCTTGATGCCGAGCGGGTTGAGCGGTGATGGGGTTTCCAGGTGGTCGATGTCGATGGACTCCGGGACCTCGGTGACGAACGGCATCAGGAAGTCCATGAACGACGCGTTAAGCAACTGCCCCGAGGAGTCGTAGGCCATCCGCTCGTACAGCGCGCCGCCGACCCCCTGCGCGACGCCGCCGTGAATCTGCCCCTCCACGATCATCGGGTTGATCAGCGTGCCGCAGTCGTGCACCACCGCGTATCGCAGGATGCGGATCTCGGCGGTGTCGGGGTCGGTCTCCACGATCGCGGCGTGCATGCCGTTGGCGAACGTGGACTGTTGCGGCGAGTAGAAGTCGGCGCCCTCCAGACCGGGCTGGTCGTCCTCGGCGATCGGCGGCCGGTCGGCGTTGCCGACGGAGAACTGCGTCGCCGCCTTGGACGCCTCGTCGAAGGCATACCGCAACGGGTTGGAGAGCACGGCAACCGTGCCGAGCTCCATCCGCGAATCCGGCGCGCCCTTCACCCGCACCACCCCGTCGACGAGCTCCAGGTCGTCGACCGACGCCTCCAGCGCCTCCGCCGCGATGCGCAACGCCTTGGCCTTCACCTTGCGCGCCGCCAGCGCGGCCGCCGAGCCACTCATCACCGCCGCACGCGAGGCGAAGGTGCCCACCGCGTAGGGCATCCGGCGGGTGTCGCCGGTGACGACCTCGACGTCCTCGAACGGCACGCCCAGCTCGTCGGCCACCACCTGCGCGAACGCGGTGTGGTGTCCCTGCCCCTGCGAGGTCAGTCCAATAGCGACCTTGACCTTGCCCGACGTCTCGACCTGGATGTGCGCGCCCTCGTACGGCCCGACACCCGTGCCCTCGACGTAACAGGCGAGGCCGATGCCGACCCTGCGCCCCCGCGCGCGCAGCTCGTCCCTCATGGCTTCGAAGTCGTCCCAGCCGATGAGCTTCTTCAGCTTCTCCAGCGAGGCGGGGAAATCGCCGGAGTCGTAACGCAGCGGCCTTCCGTCCTGAAAGGTCAGTCCGTGGTCGTAGGGGAACTCGTCCGGCTGGATGAAGTTGACGGCACGCACCTCGGCGCGGTCCTTGCCGAGGTGCGCCGCGATCGCGTCCATCGTCCGCTCCATCACGTACACCCCCTGCGGCCTGCCCGCGCCGCGGTAAGGCGTCACGACCACCGTGTTGGTGTAGAGGCTTTCAAACACCACGCGATAGTTGTGCGGCTTGTACGGCCCCAGCAGTTGGGTTGACGTGATGATGGGAACGATCAGCCCGTATGGCGTGTAGGCGCCGTGATCGTGCCAGAACCGCACGGAAAGTCCCCGCAACCGGCCCTCGTCGTCGAACCCGACCTCGACCTCGTGGTGCTGGCCACGCTCGTGCGCCGAGGAGATGAAGTGCTCGCGGCGGTCCTCGGTGAACTTCACCGGCTGCCCCAGCGCCATCGCGGCCATCGGCACCAGTAGTTCCTCCGGCCAGGGATGCAGGATCTTCACGCCGAACCCGCCGCCGACATCGGGGGTGATCACATCCACCTGTGCCAGGTCAAGACCCAGTTTCGCCGCGACCGCCGCACGTACCCCGGTGGAGGTCTGGGTCGAGCTCCACACCTGGAGCCTGCGCGCATCGGTGTCCCACCTGGCCACCGTGCCGCGGCCTTCGAGCGGCATCGACGCGCTGCGCTCGATGTCAAGTTCGAGGGTGAGCCGGTGCGGGGCCGCCTCGATCGCCGCGCCGGCGTCACCCACCGACTGCTCCATCCTGGCCGCCACGTTGCCCGGCACGTCCGGATGCACCAGATGCTCGGCGGCACGCGCCGCCTCCACCCCCACCACCGGCGGCAGCGGCTCGTAGCTGACCCTGATCCGCGAAACGGCATCCTCCGCGATGTAGCGGTCGCGGGCCACCACGAAGGCGATCGCCTCGCCGACATGGTTCACCTCGTCCTTGGCCAGCGCGTACTGCGCGCGGCCGTGGGTGAGTGTCGGGTGTGGAATGAGCACCGGCAGCGGTTGCGCCATCGGCCCGGTCAGGTCCTCGTAGGTGTAGACCGCGACGACGCCGTCGATGTCAAGAACCGGGTCGACGTCGATGTCGACGATGCGCGCGTGCGCGTGCGGGCTGCGCAGCACGGCGGCTTCCAACGCACCGGGCAGCAGGTCGTCGACGTACTGCCCGTTTCCCGTGACCAGCCGGTCGTCCTCGACCCTGCGGACCTTCTCCCCCATCATCCGCGTGGTCACTTCAGCTCCTCATTCCCGTCGCCGGTGCCCTCCGCCAACTCGGCGGCCCGGCCCACCGCGGCGACGATGTTCTGGTATCCGGTACAGCGGCACAGGTTTCCGGCGATCATCTGCCTGGCCTCCTCCGTTGTCGGGCGCGGATTCTGCGCCAGCCCCGCCGTGATCGTGGTGAGAAACCCCGGGGTACAGAACCCGCACTGCAACCCGTGGCACTCCTTGAACGCTCGCTGCACCGGACCGAGTGAGCCGTCCGGCTCGGTGAGTCCTTCCACGGTGGTGATCCGGTAGTCCTGCGCGGAGACCGCGAGCAACAGGCACGACCGCATCGGCCTGCCGTCGACGAGCACGGTGCACGCGCCGCACACCCCGTGCTCGCATCCGACGTGCGTACCGGTCAGCCGCAGGTCGTGCCGCAGGACATCGCTGAGCAGCCTTCTCGCGGGCACGGACACCTGCCGGATGACTCCGTTGACATGCAACGAGATGTCGTAGGTCTGCTCGCTGATACGACTACCTTCGTTCATGGCCGGGACCTCCGGGGAACGCTTTGTTCGCTTGTCCTGCGAGGACTGTCGTGAGACGGCGTCCCTGGAGGTTTCAGCCGGAGGCTTGTCATCTCGGAAGGTGTCGTCCCGGTGAGGACTGGTTTATCAGCACGATGCAATGCCTCCCGCTCCGGTTGTCGTGTCCATAGACGGGAAAGGAATCGACGCACTTGTTGGGAGTTGGTATCGACTGGGCGGAGTCGTTTCACGATGTCGCGCTCGGCAGACCTGATAATGGGATCGTCGAACAGTTTCGTATCGACCACACCGCGGCCGGTGTGGGCCGGTTGATCGCTCGGTGCTTGGAGTTGGAAACCGACCCGGCTGATGTGCGTGTTGTGTTGGAAACCCGGCACGGTGTATTGGTCGAGGCATTGACCGACGCGGGGTTTACCGTGTTGCCGGTCAACCCTGACCTGGTCGCCCGCCGTCGTGGCCCGGCGAAGAAGAAAGACGACGCCGAAGACGCCCGGATCTGTTGTTTGCTGGCGTTGGATCAGTTTCTGGAATTGCGGAAGTTGATCCCGCACGGCAATCTGGCTGGCGAATTGCGTTCGATCGCCCGCGATGACGAACGAGCGGCCCGGGACCAGCGGCGGCTGCTCAACCGTCTTCGCGCCGATCTGCTGGCCACTTTCCCGGCCGCGCTGACCATCGCCGGTGACGATCTGGGCAGCCCTGTCATGCTGAAACTGCTGGCCACCTGGCCCACACACGCCCAACTCGCCGGCGCCGGTACCGACGCGATCGAGTCCTTCGCGCGGTCTTCCCGACACGGCTGGCCGGACCGGTTCGCCGCCCGTGTTGCCGACGCCCTCACCGTCGAGCAACTCCCGGTTCGCGATTACCTGATCCGCGCGAAAGCCACCACAATCTCGTTGACCGCGACCCAGCTTCTCGCGTTGCGTGAGGCTCGGAAATCGTGGGAACGCCGCATGGCAGAACTGCTCCTCGGCGACACCCGGTACGGCCGCGCCAAACAACCCAGAAATCCCGATCCGGGAAAAGCGATACCGGGCGGTGACATCTACCTGAGTTTCCCCGGACTTGGGGACATCCTCGCCGCCCGGATCGCCGGAGAGATCGGGGATCACATCGAGCAATTCGACACCCCGAACGGGCTGCAATGCTACGCCGGAACCGCACCCGTAACCCGACGATCCGGCCGCAGCGAGCTCGTCATCGCCCGCCGCCTGGCCCATAACCGATATCTCGGCACCGCCGTGCACCAATGGGCCTTCTGCACCCTCACAACCTCGACCTGGGCGCGCGAGTTCTACGACCGGAAAATCACCGCCGGAAAAGCACACCACAGCGCCCTGCGCGCCCTCGCCAACCGCTGGCTGGAAATCCTCTGGCACTGCCTCACCAAAGGCATCCGCTACGACGAAGCCGTACACATACGCAACCGATCCAAAACCCTCCAAACAGCTACCGCCGCCTGAGGTTGACAGAAGGTGTCTCACCCGACCACCTCCGCTTGCCTGGCACGGGAATCGTCGTAGGCGGCCCGCACCACCCGGCGGGTGAGCACCCGGGCAAGCTGGCCGCGGTAGTCGGCGCTGCCGTGGATGTCGTCCACCGGGTCGAGCGAGGCGGCCGCCAGTTCGGCCGCGTCGGCCAGCGCCCGGTCGGTGAACTCACCCGAGGCGAACACCTCCGACAGTTCGACGACGGTCGGCACCTCGCACACCGAGAAGTAGCCCGCGCGGACCGACGTCACGCGGCCGTCCGGCGCCGAGCAGACGACGGCGGCCACGCCGCACAGTGCGTAGTCGCCGTGCCTGCGCGCGATCTCGTCACAGCCGACGCCGCACCGCTCGCCCAGTGAGGGGAAGAAGGCTTCGGTGACAAGTTCGTCCTTGCGAACGGTGGACTCCAGTGGCCCGGCGAACAGCTCGTCGGCCGGGATGGTGCGAGTGCCCCGCGTGGACGCGGCCGTCACGTGCCCTTCGAGCAACCGCAGCACCGTCGGCATCTCGGCCGCCGCGTCGGCGTGCACGATGGAACCCACCGTGGTGCCCCTGTTGCGGATGGCCGGATGCGCGACCAGCCGCAACGCCTTGGACAGCAGCGGCTGCACACGCCGGGCCTGCGGATGCGCCTCGACGTCGGCGTGCCTGGCCACCGCACCGACGCGCACCCCCGAGCTGTCCCAGGTAATCCGGGACAGCTCGGCGATGGCGTTGATGTCGACGAGCATCCCAGGGGAGGCCAGTCGCATGGACAGCAACGGGATCAGGCTCTGGCCGCCGGCGAGAACCTTCGCGTCGGGATGGGTCGCCAGTAGCTCCAGCGCAGCCGCCAGCGAGGTGGGGCGGGCGAACTCGAACGGAGCAGGCTTCACTTCGGACCCACCGGGTCTTCCGCCGTCTCGTCCGAGGCGAGCTGCTTGCTGCGGCCCTTAACCAGGTGGAAGTACACGATCACGAGGATCGTGCCCAGCGCGATGCCGCCGAGTTCGAAGTTCTCGGTGAAGGTCAGGCTCACCCCGCCGATGCCGGCGATCAGCCCGGCCGCCAGCCCGATGAGGTTCACCGGGTTGCCGAAGTCGACGCGGTTCTCCACCCAGATCTTCACACCGATCAGCCCGATCATGCCGTACAGCACCAGGGTGATCCCGCCGAGCACGCCACCGGGGGTCGCGTTGACCACGGCGCCGAACTTCGGTGACAGCCCGAGCAGGATGGCCACACCGGCGGCGGCGTAGTAGGCCGCGGTGGAGTACACCCGGGTGGTGCCCATGACGCCGATGTTCTCCGCGTAGGTCGTGGTTGGCGAACCGCCGAACGCGCTGGCCAGCGCGGTGGCGAGCCCGTCGGCGCCGATCGCCCTTCCCATGTACGGGTCGAGGTCGTCGCCTGTCATCTGCGCCACGGCCTTGACGTGGCCCGCGTTCTCGGCGATGAGCGCGATGACACCTGGCAGCACCAGCAACACGAACGTCAGCGAGAACGACGGTGCGTGCACCACGGACACCCCGTCGGCGAGCTGCCCACTCGGCAGTCCGAACCAGTCCGCCTGCTGAACCTGCTCCCACGAAACGCGGTTGTGCGGCACTGCCTCGCCGTCACTCGTGGGCAACACCGAGGTAATCTGCCCGAAAACACTGTCCGCCAACCAGGACATGACATAGCCGAACACCAGCGCGAGGAACACCGCGATGCGAGACCAGAACCCGGGCAGCAGCACCGCGGCCAGCACCATGAATGTCGCGGTCAACAGCGCGATCCACTGGTCCTGATGCCAGTAGACGTCCGCGACCACCGGGGCGAGGTTGAAACCGATGAGCATGATCACCGCGCCGGTGACCGCGGGGGGCAGCACCTTGTGCAGGATGCGCGACCCTCCGAAATGGATCAGCAGGCCGATGGCTGCGAGCACGAGGCCGCCGACCATGATCGCCCCGGTGACATCGGCGGAGTCACCACCCTGCGCGCGGATCGCGGTCACCGCCGCCACGAACGAGGCGCTGGTGCCCAGGTAGCTCGGCACCCGGTTCCGCACGATCAGCAAGAACATGATGGTGCAGATACCCGAGAACATGATCGCGAGGTTGGGGTCGAGACCCATCACCAACGGGAACACGAACGTGGCACCGAACATGGCGACGACGTGCTGGGCACCCAGCCCCACGGTGCGTCCCCAACTGAGTCGCTCCATCGGGCCCACGGCGGCGCCAGGTGGCGGAGCCTTCCCGCCGTGGACAACTTTCCAGCTGAACATGGATTTGGTCACGACATCTCCTCGACGCTGCGCTGGCCGAAAATTTTGGGCTGACGCTAATGCTGCGGATCACACACCAGCACTGTCCACATCTGCCGAACAAGCGGCCGTGGCACTGGCACACCTTGCTGGCGGGGCCCGGCGGGCGACCCGGCTCATCGCGCGGAGTCGCGATGCAGGTCGAGCACCTGCAGCGCCACCGCGGCGTTGAGCCGCAACAACGGGTCCGTGGTGAACGGGCCGAGCATCGTCTGCAGCTTGCTGATGCGGTATCGCATGGTGTTGTAGTGGAAGAACTGCTTGCGAGCCGCCTCGGCCACGTTGAGATTGGTGTCGAGCAGTACCTGCAACGTTACCCGTAGATCAGCCGCCTCCGCGGTGTCGGCGGCGAGCTCGCCGAGCACGTCGTGGGCGAACTCGTGCAGCTCACGGGGATCGGGCACCAGTGCTATGAGCCGGTGCAGGCCGAGGTCGTCGAACCAGGTGGTGCAGCGCCCCCCGCTGATACGCCTGCCGACCTGGATCGCGCGCCGCGCCTGGTTGTACGCGGTCGGCAGGTCCTTCACCGACGACACCACGCGGCTGACCCCCACCGAGAACGGCCGCCGCCCACCACCCCTGTCGCCCGCGACCTCGTCGACCAACCGGTCCACCGCGGCACGGGGCGAATCACCGGTCACCGACGTCGGCAGCAGGCTCACCACCTCGGTGGAGAAGTCCACGGTGGAGATCGACCGGTCCCACGACTCGCACACCTTCCGCCAAGCCGCGGCGAACCGTTCCTGCCACAACCGGCGGGTGCTGTCGGACACCGGTTCCTCGGCCGGGTCCGCGGGGTCCATCTCGGCGCAGAGCACGGCCATCGGCCGATCCAGTTCCCAACCGAAGGTGCGGGCGTGTTCGACGACGAAAGCCTCGTCCCCTGCGCGATCGAGGAACACGTCGCGCAGGAAGTCGCCTCGGTACTTGTTCTCCACCACGGCCACCGCCTGCTGCCGGGTGAGCAGCAACGCGACGATGATCGCGGTGCGTTCCAGCGCCTGCACATCGTCGTACCCCAGCGCGCGCTCGGGGGCGACACACACCAGCCGAGCGAGATCGGTGCCGCCCGCGGGTACCGGCAGCACCCGCGCCTCACCGTCGGCGACCGGATGCGGACCCATCCTCAGCCGCTCGACGCGGACCCGACCGGAGGAGTCGATCAGATCGAGTCGCACGAGCTGGTCGCGCACCGCGTCGTCGAGCGCCCCGCCCCACTCTCGCCCGTCGGTGGAGGTCACGACGATGCCCACGCCG harbors:
- a CDS encoding PucR family transcriptional regulator produces the protein MRRYFLPLRELLTLSCLDGTIVLAGAAGLDRPVSAVNVMEVPDVLDWVKPHELLVTTGYPLAAGDGDPGVTLTELLPGLHANNLAGIGVKLGRYLDSVAADALAAADELDFPVLGLPRELAFDDLIVQAFAQLGHRHDDALARADTLHTTLSQLVLHGADLNRISAEVARVLGVGIVVTSTDGREWGGALDDAVRDQLVRLDLIDSSGRVRVERLRMGPHPVADGEARVLPVPAGGTDLARLVCVAPERALGYDDVQALERTAIIVALLLTRQQAVAVVENKYRGDFLRDVFLDRAGDEAFVVEHARTFGWELDRPMAVLCAEMDPADPAEEPVSDSTRRLWQERFAAAWRKVCESWDRSISTVDFSTEVVSLLPTSVTGDSPRAAVDRLVDEVAGDRGGGRRPFSVGVSRVVSSVKDLPTAYNQARRAIQVGRRISGGRCTTWFDDLGLHRLIALVPDPRELHEFAHDVLGELAADTAEAADLRVTLQVLLDTNLNVAEAARKQFFHYNTMRYRISKLQTMLGPFTTDPLLRLNAAVALQVLDLHRDSAR